The Vicia villosa cultivar HV-30 ecotype Madison, WI linkage group LG1, Vvil1.0, whole genome shotgun sequence genome includes a region encoding these proteins:
- the LOC131610157 gene encoding LEAF RUST 10 DISEASE-RESISTANCE LOCUS RECEPTOR-LIKE PROTEIN KINASE-like 2.1, protein MIQLEENARITELTGSVDQNTITLSDQDFYTRLQSNVCDTLNRSYPLPPPSPLVSFYINSNVTLFRCNRSHNINPPAQYFKYPCPSYDIYYNRNLYPNDTKENAHSLFSSCLVLQFPSKDLTDTKNILSFVSGQLSVKIELSADCEECSNNSGGQCRLNANNKFYCHNVTDTKKKGLIWRVKLGIGAMGVVIGIAVLILLAYAIRKNIFPRALPLFRKESSTHQNIKEFLKEQGPLLAARYNYLDVKKITNSFKSKLGQGGYGSVYKGKLHDDRMVAVKVLSESKGDGEDFINEVASISRTSHVNVVRLLGFCLDGSKKALIYEFMPNGSLEKFIYEEKNPVRVGLQLNCKTLYDIALGVARGLEYLHRGCNTRILHFDIKPHNILLDEDFCPKISDFGLAKICPRKESIVSIFGARGTPGYIAPELFSRSFGNVSHKSDVYSYGMMVLEMVGRRKNIKIEVDCSSELYFPHWIYKRLELNLDLGLKCIKNEIDEEMVRKMTVVSLWCIQTSPSNRPSMHKVVEMLEGNLQVLEMPPKPFLSSPSTSPTHLSSEIL, encoded by the exons ATGATCCAACTGGAGGAGAATGCAAGAATCACAGAGCTAACTGGCTCCGTTGACCAGAATACCATTACACTTTCTGATCAAGATTTTTATACGCGTTTGCAAAGTAACGTTTGTGACACTTTGAATCGCAGTTACCCTCTTCCTCCCCCTTCTCCTTTGGTTTCTTTTTATATAAACAGTAATGTAACTCTCTTCCGATGCAATCGCAGCCACAATATCAACCCCCCTGCACAATATTTTAAATACCCATGTCCTTCCTATGATATCTATTATAATAGGAATCTATATCCAAATGATACTAAAGAAAATGCGCATAGCCTTTTCTCATCCTGCTTGGTTCTTCAATTTCCATCTAAAGACTTGACTGATACCAAAAACATTTTATCATTTGTATCTGGTCAGTTGAGTGTTAAAATAGAATTATCTGCTGATTGTGAAGAGTGCAGCAACAACAGTGGAGGCCAATGTAGACTTAATGCAAACAATAAGTTCTACTGTCATAATG TAACGGATACAAAGAAAAAGGGACTGATCTGGAGAGTCAAACTGGGTATAG GAGCCATGGGGGTGGTTATTGGAATTGCAGTGCTGATTTTATTGGCTTATGCGATTAGGAAAAATATCTTTCCTCGGGCACTTCCTTTGTTTAGGAAGGAGAGTTCAACCCATCAAAATATTAAGGAATTCTTGAAAGAACAAGGACCTCTTCTTGCTGCGAGGTACAATTATTTAGATGTCAAGAAAATAACTAACTCTTTTAAAAGTAAATTAGGCCAGGGAGGATACGGAAGTGTATATAAAGGGAAGTTACATGATGACCGTATGGTTGCAGTGAAGGTTTTAAGTGAATCCAAAGGTGATGGTGAAGATTTCATTAATGAAGTTGCGAGTATAAGTAGAACTTCGCATGTTAATGTTGTTAGACTTTTGGGGTTTTGTTTGGATGGTTCTAAAAAGGCACTGATATATGAGTTCATGCCTAATGGATCTCTTGAGAAGTTCATATATGAAGAGAAAAACCCAGTGCGTGTTGGTCTCCAATTGAATTGCAAAACATTGTATGATATTGCACTTGGTGTTGCTCGTGGATTAGAGTATTTGCATAGAGGCTGTAACACTAGAATCTTGCATTTTGACATAAAGCCTCATAATATATTACTAGATGAGGatttttgtccaaaaatttctgATTTTGGACTTGCTAAAATATGTCCAAGAAAAGAAAGCATTGTATCCATATTTGGCGCAAGGGGAAC ACCCGGATATATTGCTCCTGAGTTGTTTTCTCGAAGTTTTGGTAATGTGTCACATAAATCAGATGTCTACAGTTATGGAATGATGGTTTTAGAGATGGTTGGACGAAGAAAGAACATTAAGATTGAAGTTGATTGTTCTAGTGAGTTATACTTTCCACATTGGATTTACAAGCGTCTTGAATTGAATCTGGACCTTGGACTTAAGTgcattaaaaatgaaattgatgaAGAAATGGTAAGGAAAATGACAGTGGTGAGTTTATGGTGCATACAAACCAGTCCTTCGAATCGACCATCAATGCATAAAGTGGTGGAAATGTTGGAAGGGAACCTTCAAGTGTTGGAAATGCCACCCAAACCCTTTCTATCCTCTCCTTCAACATCTCCAACCCATTTATCATCTGAAATATTGTAA
- the LOC131646697 gene encoding PR5-like receptor kinase, translated as MHLIINYLINYAVASSTGVLGVLALLAWFLRRRFISNKNSPYQIIELFLKNHGHLAAKRYTYTQIIKATNSFKNKLGQGGYGSVYKGKLQDGSLVAVKILSESNGNGEEFINEVASISVTSHVNIVSLLGFCLEGSKRALIYDYMPNGSLEKFINEDKDPLKLSFPLSCNTIYNIAIGVARGLEYLHKGCNTKILHFDIKPHNILLDGDFCPKISDFGLAKVCPRKESIISLLGARGTAGYIAPEVFSRNFGSVSHKADVYSYGMMVLEMVGGKQNNNIVDVESSSEIYFPHWIYKRLEQNQVPGLRSFNNEFDKKIVQKMVIVSLWCIQTDPSHRPAMSKVVEMMEGSLESLQIAPKPFLSSPPRLDLQNLQIIILSHLKIRILQVYSTNDFC; from the coding sequence ATGCACTTGATTATTAATTACTTGATAAATTATGCAGTTGCATCTTCTACTGGAGTACTTGGAGTTCTAGCTTTGTTGGCTTGGTTCTTGAGAAGGCGTTTTATCAGCAACAAAAACTCACCATACCAAATAATTGAGTTGTTTCTGAAAAACCATGGTCATCTAGCAGCTAAAAGATACACTTACACACAAATAATAAAAGCAACCAATTCATTCAAAAACAAACTAGGTCAAGGAGGATACGGCAGTGTATACAAAGGAAAATTACAAGATGGAAGTCTCGTGGCAGTAAAGATATTAAGTGAATCCAATGGTAACGGTGAAGAATTCATCAATGAGGTTGCTAGTATTAGTGTCACTTCTCATGTTAATATCGTTAGTTTATTGGGATTCTGTTTAGAAGGTTCGAAAAGAGCTTTGATATATGACTACATGCCTAACGGATCACTAGAAAAGTTCATAAATGAAGACAAAGATCCACTAAAGCTAAGTTTTCCATTGAGTTGCAATACTATCTACAATATTGCAATAGGCGTTGCTCGAGGATTAGAGTATTTGCACAAGGGTTGCAATACTAAAATCTTGCACTTTGATATAAAACCTCATAATATATTACTAGATGGTGATTTTTGTCCTAAAATTTCAGATTTTGGACTTGCAAAAGTATGTCCAAGAAAAGAAAGTATCATATCTTTATTAGGTGCCAGAGGTACTGCAGGATACATTGCTCCCGAAGTGTTTTCTAGGAATTTCGGCTCCGTTTCTCACAAGGCTGATGTATATAGCTATGGAATGATGGTTTTAGAAATGGTTGGGGGAAAACAAAATAACaatattgttgatgttgaaaGTTCGAGTGAAATTTATTTTCCACATTGGATTTACAAGCGCCTTGAACAAAATCAAGTACCTGGACTGCGGAGCTTTAATAATGAATTTGATAAAAAGATTGTTCAAAAGATGGTTATAGTAAGTTTATGGTGCATCCAAACTGATCCATCCCATAGGCCTGCAATGAGTAAAGTGGTAGAAATGATGGAAGGTAGCTTGGAATCTTTGCAAATAGCACCAAAACCTTTTTTGTCTTCACCTCCCAGGTTAGACCTACAAAATCTTCAGATTATAATACTTTCACATCTCAAGATTCGTATCCTTCAGGTATATTCTACTAATGATTTCTGTTAG
- the LOC131610166 gene encoding uncharacterized protein LOC131610166, whose product MASQQSLLLFSFFIIIQLLLASANCPPSINCGHLEQIQFPFTTTQHPNCGMLTIHGCDDPEPQSTKSIQNNNKWFDILRIEPFTITIRDDQLHDLLLQKSCNILSYNSMFTIQTPLVSSRLENYVTIFGCSNIDNTTDLQQYYSSVSNSTSICINQNDPIDESHETIVVATDSTTFNSSHLKECSKVELPTEYEVPRVDTEDLFYFLIADIAIKLQVSQDCSTCHDLDGGQCRLDTKGHFYCHKGKSNKTRLIVTTGM is encoded by the exons ATGGCCTCACAACAAAGCCTCTTGTTATTTTCATTCTTCATTATAATTCAACTGCTACTAGCATCAGCTAACTGTCCACCTTCAATTAATTGTGGACATCTCGAACAAATCCAGTTTCCTTTTACAACCACACAACACCCAAACTGTGGCATGTTAACCATACACGGTTGTGATGACCCCGAACCACAATCCACAAAAAGCATTCAAAATAACAATAAATGGTTCGATATTCTCCGAATCGAACCCTTCACAATCACAATTCGAGACGACCAACTCCACGATTTGTTGTTACAGAAAAGCTGCAACATTCTTAGCTACAACTCTATGTTTACTATCCAGACACCTTTGGTTTCATCCCGTCTAGAGAATTACGTGACCATTTTCGGATGCAGCAACATCGACAACACAACCGATCTTCAACAGTACTATTCTTCCGTTTCTAATTCAACTTCTATTTGTATAAACCAAAACGACCCCATTGATGAAAGTCATGAAACTATTGTGGTTGCAACTGATTCCACCACTTTCAACTCTAGTCATCTCAAAGAATGTTCAAAGGTTGAGCTTCCAACTGAATATGAAGTTCCACGTGTTGACACAGAAGATCTTTTTTACTTCTTAATTGCTGATATTGCAATCAAATTACAAGTTTCTCAAGATTGTTCAACTTGTCATGATCTTGATGGAGGTCAATGTCGTCTTGATACCAAAGGCCACTTTTATTGTCACAAAG gAAAATCTAATAAGACCCGTCTAATAGTCACAACAggtatgtaa